In the Nitrospirota bacterium genome, ATGAGAAAGACTAAAAGACTAATCATATATCATGCCATCAGGGTAAGAGTTATGTCTATCACTTTAAGATAATACCCCGTGTTCTAATAATATTCTATTTATCCAACCGTGATTTTTAAGCTTTATAGGCTAAAGGTCAACTATTATCTTTGTTAAGAATAACCTGAGAGCCATGAATTACAGCCAAGACATCAATTTGATCTGGTTTGATATGGTAGATAATCCTGTATGGCCCTTCTATTACCTCTCGAATCTGTTCCATCTCAAACTCCGGCACTTTGCGGCCGGATAAGGGAAAATCTGCGATCTGCTGAGAACGCCTCGTTAGGCGATCAACCATCCTAATGGCATACTCAGGGGAGTCTCGGGCAATATAGGCATAAATAGCATCGAGGTGCCCTTCAGCCGTGTCTGTCCAGTGGATTTTCATTATGGGAGGCCGTATTTTGATCTAACTTCCTTTACATCCTTTGTTCTACCTGCCATGCTGTCTGCCAAGCCCCGCTCGAGTACCTCACGCACATAAATTTCATGTATGAGGTCTTCCCATGTAGCGTTTGCAGGCATACAGTCAATCAATTTATGTGCCTGTTCTTTCTCCATTAGAATTGACATATCATTTCCTCCTATGTTGAAGGAGATTAGCAAAAAACTTTGAAGAAATCAATTCATTAGAAATGTTAAAAAAGCAGAGGTTGCATCCTCTACCGTAAAGTAATCGCAGGTAACGAGTTGTTGCATGAAAAACAAAGGAAGGCGGACATTAGAATATCATCAGGCAAACGCGGAACTCTGGCAACATAAAACTTACAACAAATCATGCTATCATGGTAAGTGCTTTTTCTATCGCTTTAAGATGCATCGCCACACGATCCTCCCATGGAAATACCGTTGGAGGCTCCATAGTCAGACAGTACCGTGTACCTTTCAGATACATATACAGAGGAAATGGAAGGTTATTTCTCTTGACAGGAAATACTTTTTTTCCCTCTGCGGGCATATTACGCCATGACAATTATTGAATCCATCTATCCTGTCTCTTAAATCAATTGGGTCTTCGCGTAATCGAGTGGGTAATTTATGTTTCAGTTAGAATACAAATTAGTATTT is a window encoding:
- a CDS encoding type II toxin-antitoxin system RelE/ParE family toxin, with the translated sequence MKIHWTDTAEGHLDAIYAYIARDSPEYAIRMVDRLTRRSQQIADFPLSGRKVPEFEMEQIREVIEGPYRIIYHIKPDQIDVLAVIHGSQVILNKDNS